The following proteins are co-located in the Deinococcus apachensis DSM 19763 genome:
- a CDS encoding response regulator — translation MTPPDALPARVLLIEDTADEALLIRRALAERGVRDVTVIPRGTDALDYLYRRGAYTGRGEDDPDLILLDLGLPDMSGLEVLEAIRASAALRHVPVVVLTVSAQEADRGRSYETGASLFITKPAHPAEFTATVRAISSFWLEADQGPS, via the coding sequence ATGACGCCGCCCGACGCCCTGCCCGCGCGCGTGCTGCTCATCGAGGACACGGCGGACGAGGCCCTCCTGATTCGCCGCGCCCTCGCCGAGCGCGGGGTCCGTGACGTGACGGTGATTCCCCGCGGCACCGACGCGCTCGACTACCTGTATCGCCGCGGCGCCTACACGGGGCGTGGCGAGGACGATCCGGACCTGATCCTGCTCGACCTCGGCCTGCCCGACATGAGCGGTCTGGAAGTGCTGGAAGCCATCCGCGCCAGCGCGGCGCTGCGGCACGTGCCCGTCGTGGTCCTCACCGTCAGCGCCCAGGAGGCAGATCGGGGGCGCAGCTACGAGACGGGCGCGAGCCTGTTCATCACCAAACCGGCGCACCCGGCGGAATTCACGGCGACGGTGCGGGCCATCAGCTCGTTCTGGCTCGAAGCGGACCAGGGGCCGTCCTGA
- a CDS encoding NCS2 family permease has translation MSDASTTPAAPRSGLDRYFGLSAQGSTVSREVRAGLTTFLTMSYILFVNPQVLGTAIQVPNAFVQLLMTTAIAAAFGSFVMGLVARYPFAQAPGMGLNAFFAFTVVQGLGVPWQTALGAVFISGVLFVLLSVLGARQAIVQAIPNSLKFAITGGIGAFLAFLGLRSAGIVVTNPATIVGLGNLGTPSVLLALLGLLISTVLMARRVTGAILWGILATSLIAIVTRAAVYAGGANGALQAFPGFGGSFLGIFGTPVWPSSLVGQLDIAGALGLGLLSVVFTFFFVDFFDATGTLTGLAQRAGFLDASGNMPRARRLFAMDGLAAMFGAFMGTSTTTAYVESASGIGEGGRTGLTAVTVGVLFLLAMFLWPLAAAIPGAATAPALILVGAMMMEGVRHVDWGDISDALPAFLTILAMPLTFSIANGVSLGVISYAAVKLLSGRGRQVSPILYVVAALLLARYIWLSE, from the coding sequence ATGTCCGATGCGTCCACCACTCCCGCCGCCCCCCGCTCCGGCCTCGACCGTTACTTCGGCCTGAGTGCCCAGGGCTCGACCGTCTCCCGCGAGGTGCGCGCGGGCCTCACGACCTTTCTCACGATGAGTTACATCCTCTTCGTGAACCCGCAGGTGCTCGGCACGGCGATCCAGGTGCCCAACGCCTTCGTGCAACTGCTGATGACCACGGCCATCGCGGCGGCCTTCGGGTCCTTCGTCATGGGGCTGGTCGCGCGCTATCCCTTCGCGCAGGCGCCGGGCATGGGGCTGAACGCCTTCTTCGCCTTCACGGTGGTGCAGGGGCTGGGCGTTCCCTGGCAGACGGCGCTCGGCGCGGTGTTTATCAGCGGCGTGCTGTTCGTGCTGCTCAGTGTTCTCGGCGCACGGCAGGCTATCGTGCAGGCCATTCCGAACTCGCTGAAATTTGCCATTACCGGGGGCATCGGCGCATTCCTGGCCTTCCTGGGGCTGCGGAGCGCGGGGATCGTGGTGACCAATCCGGCCACCATCGTGGGGCTGGGCAACCTCGGCACGCCGTCCGTCCTGCTGGCGCTGCTGGGCCTGCTGATCTCCACCGTGCTGATGGCGCGGCGAGTCACGGGCGCGATCCTGTGGGGCATCCTGGCGACCAGCCTGATCGCCATCGTCACCCGGGCGGCCGTGTACGCGGGCGGGGCGAACGGGGCCCTCCAGGCCTTTCCCGGCTTCGGTGGCTCCTTTCTGGGCATCTTCGGCACGCCGGTCTGGCCCTCCTCGCTCGTCGGGCAGCTCGACATCGCCGGGGCGCTGGGCCTGGGCCTGCTGAGCGTGGTCTTCACCTTCTTCTTCGTGGACTTCTTCGACGCGACGGGCACCCTCACCGGCCTCGCGCAGCGGGCGGGCTTCCTCGACGCGAGCGGGAACATGCCCCGCGCCCGGCGCCTCTTCGCCATGGACGGTCTGGCCGCGATGTTCGGCGCCTTCATGGGCACCTCGACGACCACCGCGTACGTCGAGAGCGCCTCGGGCATTGGGGAGGGGGGGCGCACCGGGCTGACCGCCGTCACCGTCGGCGTGCTGTTCCTGCTCGCCATGTTCCTGTGGCCGCTCGCCGCCGCGATTCCCGGCGCCGCGACCGCCCCCGCCCTGATTCTGGTCGGCGCGATGATGATGGAGGGTGTGCGCCACGTGGACTGGGGCGACATCAGCGACGCCCTGCCCGCCTTCCTGACCATCCTCGCCATGCCGCTCACCTTTTCCATCGCCAACGGCGTCAGCCTGGGCGTGATCAGCTACGCGGCGGTCAAGCTGCTGAGTGGGCGGGGGCGGCAGGTCAGCCCCATCCTGTACGTCGTGGCCGCGCTGCTGCTCGCCCGGTATATCTGGCTCTCGGAGTAG
- a CDS encoding TetR/AcrR family transcriptional regulator: MPGQKDTLHQILDVAQELVQERGFNAVSYADISRRLGIRNASIHDHFPGKADLGVALVRRSRERLERELEAITQVTDSGPGRLERYLTAYRTVVHEDGRICLCAVLAGDDNTLPEEMRREVRASFDLNEGWLTEVFAWGRSRGELTFTGTPGEAALEGAMLLARSYQDIRRFEAIGRRAVKEIRAA; this comes from the coding sequence ATGCCGGGACAGAAAGACACCCTCCACCAGATTCTGGACGTGGCGCAGGAACTCGTCCAGGAGCGGGGGTTCAACGCGGTGAGCTACGCGGACATCAGCCGCCGCCTCGGCATTCGCAACGCCAGCATCCACGACCACTTTCCCGGCAAGGCTGATCTGGGCGTGGCCCTCGTGCGGCGCTCCCGGGAGCGATTGGAACGCGAGCTGGAGGCCATCACCCAGGTCACCGACTCCGGCCCGGGGCGGCTGGAACGCTACCTGACGGCCTACCGAACGGTGGTCCACGAGGACGGCCGTATCTGCCTGTGCGCGGTCCTCGCCGGGGACGACAACACGCTGCCGGAGGAGATGCGCCGGGAGGTCCGCGCCTCTTTTGACCTCAACGAGGGCTGGCTCACCGAGGTGTTCGCCTGGGGCCGCTCACGGGGAGAGCTCACCTTCACGGGCACGCCTGGTGAGGCCGCCTTGGAGGGGGCGATGCTCCTCGCCCGCTCGTACCAGGATATCCGGCGCTTCGAGGCGATCGGCCGCCGCGCGGTCAAGGAGATCCGCGCCGCCTGA
- the allE gene encoding (S)-ureidoglycine aminohydrolase produces MTLKQLGLTRSVVAPEFALLTPETFIRTAVAEWKNTACLVHIAPVIGQGARFTQFTAEMAPGAEAGPPPPGIQRFVFVLDGQVELHVNGETHRLGEYGYAYLPAGTDHTLRAGHAARVSVFEKRFHPQALGLPAPELVIGNEREVPGSEFEGDPGLIARKLLPDQPQFDFIVTTMSYAPGATLPYVEIHYMEHGLLMLEGEGIYRLGERFLPVTKGDVIWMGAHCPQWYGALGKTWSKYLLYKDMNRHPLELQ; encoded by the coding sequence TTGACCCTGAAACAGCTTGGCCTGACGCGCAGCGTCGTCGCCCCCGAGTTCGCGCTCCTGACGCCCGAAACCTTCATCCGCACCGCCGTGGCCGAGTGGAAGAACACGGCCTGCCTCGTCCACATCGCCCCGGTGATCGGGCAGGGCGCCCGCTTCACCCAGTTCACGGCGGAGATGGCGCCGGGCGCGGAGGCGGGTCCCCCTCCCCCCGGCATCCAGCGTTTCGTCTTTGTGCTGGACGGTCAGGTCGAACTGCACGTGAACGGCGAGACGCACCGCCTGGGTGAGTACGGCTACGCCTACCTCCCCGCCGGAACAGACCATACCCTGCGCGCCGGGCACGCCGCCCGCGTCTCCGTCTTCGAGAAGCGTTTTCACCCCCAGGCCCTGGGCCTGCCCGCACCCGAACTGGTTATCGGCAACGAGCGCGAGGTGCCGGGCAGCGAGTTCGAGGGCGACCCCGGCCTCATCGCCCGCAAGCTGCTGCCCGACCAGCCCCAGTTCGATTTCATCGTCACCACCATGAGCTACGCGCCGGGCGCGACCCTGCCCTACGTCGAGATCCACTACATGGAACACGGCCTGCTGATGCTGGAGGGCGAGGGCATCTACCGCCTGGGCGAGCGCTTCCTGCCGGTGACGAAGGGCGACGTGATCTGGATGGGCGCCCACTGTCCGCAGTGGTACGGGGCGCTGGGCAAGACGTGGAGCAAGTACCTGCTGTACAAGGACATGAACCGCCACCCGCTGGAACTGCAGTAG
- a CDS encoding allantoate amidohydrolase has protein sequence MTVALPWSELAGRALACCTEIAAFTEQPGCTTRTFLCAPMREVHAWLNTWAASLGLETHLDAVGNWHTTRPSLNPDARTLILASHLDSVPNAGAYDGVLGVVLGLTLLEALRDTPLPYHVRVVGFSEEEGVRFGVPFIGSRALVGTADELLGLTDAGGTTVAQTITAYGLDPAALPEARLREDVLGYLEFHIEQGPVLEAEGRPLGPVEAIVGQARLNLRFTGWANHAGTTPMGLRRDALAGASAFVLAAETLARATPGLVATVGSLTPFPGAINVIPGEVWLTLDIRHARDEVRQGTLERLLAEGQRIAWERHLAFSHEPRMEERATPMDPALTSLLVEALAAEGLDAPAMVSGAGHDAMIVAPIWPATMLFLRSPGGVSHHPDEAVLPEDVAAALRVGARFLTLLAAREETRTPFQEDTP, from the coding sequence ATGACTGTCGCCCTTCCCTGGTCCGAACTCGCTGGCCGCGCCCTCGCCTGCTGCACCGAGATCGCCGCCTTCACCGAGCAGCCCGGCTGCACCACGCGCACCTTCCTCTGTGCCCCCATGCGCGAGGTCCACGCCTGGCTGAACACCTGGGCCGCCTCGCTGGGGCTGGAGACGCACCTGGACGCGGTGGGAAACTGGCATACCACTCGTCCGAGCCTGAACCCGGACGCCCGCACCCTGATCCTCGCCTCGCACCTCGACTCCGTGCCGAACGCGGGGGCCTACGACGGCGTGCTGGGCGTGGTGTTGGGGCTGACCCTGCTCGAAGCGCTGCGGGATACCCCTCTCCCCTACCACGTCCGCGTGGTCGGCTTCAGCGAGGAGGAGGGGGTGCGCTTCGGCGTGCCCTTCATCGGGAGCCGGGCGCTGGTCGGCACCGCGGATGAACTGCTGGGCCTGACGGACGCGGGGGGGACGACGGTGGCGCAAACGATCACGGCCTACGGTCTGGACCCCGCCGCGCTGCCGGAGGCACGGCTCCGGGAGGACGTGCTGGGCTATCTGGAGTTCCACATCGAGCAGGGGCCGGTGCTGGAAGCGGAGGGTCGGCCCCTTGGTCCCGTCGAGGCCATCGTGGGGCAGGCGCGGCTGAACCTGCGCTTCACTGGGTGGGCGAACCACGCGGGCACCACGCCGATGGGGCTGCGCCGGGACGCGCTGGCTGGGGCGAGCGCCTTCGTGCTGGCCGCCGAGACGCTTGCCCGCGCGACACCCGGCCTGGTCGCCACCGTCGGCTCGCTTACCCCTTTCCCGGGGGCGATCAACGTGATTCCCGGCGAGGTCTGGCTCACCCTCGACATTCGCCACGCGCGGGACGAGGTGCGGCAAGGGACCCTGGAGCGGCTGCTCGCCGAGGGGCAGCGCATTGCGTGGGAACGCCACCTCGCCTTCAGCCACGAGCCGCGGATGGAGGAGCGGGCGACGCCGATGGACCCGGCCCTCACCTCTCTGCTGGTCGAGGCCCTGGCCGCCGAGGGCCTCGACGCCCCGGCGATGGTCAGCGGCGCCGGGCACGACGCGATGATCGTCGCGCCCATCTGGCCCGCCACCATGCTCTTCCTCCGCAGCCCCGGCGGCGTGAGCCACCACCCCGACGAGGCCGTGCTGCCGGAGGACGTGGCGGCCGCCCTGCGCGTCGGCGCCCGCTTCCTCACCCTGCTCGCCGCGCGGGAAGAAACCCGTACCCCATTCCAGGAGGACACCCCTTGA
- a CDS encoding malate synthase A, which yields MTPPIPYVHLRLQAQFAVRRRALLARPRAWTPGFDPRSAHIRDGDWQVAPPPAELHARKVEVLVEPNDTGALRAALAASPDALIFDFDDTFSPTAANVQAAYVNLRTAARLGSPLPMTRPRPLYLEDGEGGSASISDLAAFVSAFAGRETLYLYLPKLEFPDEAEFWNDLLGETERLSGREPNSLRVCIQIETLPGAFHAEELLYGLRDRAFGLNAGRWDYVFSAVKWLGRDPGFCLPERTALHMGQPAMQAYEAHLARVCARRGAQAIGGTAALAPDPAHPEPALAVVRADKEREAAQGYVAAWAGLPELIPTVRSVFQSRPPTSPPSPLPEAEVAAGLLAFPQAETVPLAAVHDAIRVACDYFRAWLGGRGVIVRAGRVEDTATAELARAQLWLWVRHRLPLDHGEPLTPTLFGQLLAQQADPQEPAARLLRALVLSESCPAFFPAVARTLDEVSPP from the coding sequence TTGACCCCACCCATCCCCTACGTTCACCTCAGGCTTCAGGCGCAGTTCGCCGTCCGCCGCCGCGCCCTGCTCGCCCGTCCGCGTGCCTGGACGCCCGGTTTCGATCCCCGGAGCGCCCATATCCGGGATGGCGACTGGCAGGTGGCACCCCCACCCGCCGAGTTGCACGCCCGCAAGGTGGAGGTGCTGGTGGAGCCCAATGACACCGGGGCCCTCCGCGCGGCGCTCGCGGCCTCCCCCGACGCGCTGATCTTCGACTTCGACGATACCTTCTCGCCTACTGCGGCAAACGTCCAGGCGGCCTACGTAAACCTCCGAACCGCCGCGAGGCTGGGCAGCCCCCTCCCCATGACCCGCCCCCGCCCGCTGTACCTGGAGGACGGGGAGGGAGGCAGCGCCAGCATCAGTGACCTCGCCGCCTTCGTGAGTGCATTCGCCGGGCGCGAGACGCTGTACCTCTACCTGCCCAAGCTGGAATTTCCCGACGAGGCCGAGTTCTGGAACGATCTGCTGGGGGAAACCGAGCGGCTGAGCGGGCGCGAGCCGAATTCCCTGCGCGTCTGCATTCAGATCGAGACGCTGCCCGGCGCCTTCCACGCCGAGGAACTGCTGTACGGGCTGCGGGACCGGGCCTTCGGCCTGAACGCGGGGCGCTGGGACTACGTGTTCAGTGCGGTGAAGTGGTTGGGCAGGGACCCCGGCTTCTGCCTGCCCGAACGGACCGCGCTGCACATGGGCCAGCCCGCGATGCAGGCTTATGAGGCTCATCTCGCCCGCGTCTGTGCTCGTCGAGGCGCGCAGGCCATCGGGGGCACGGCAGCGCTGGCCCCCGATCCAGCTCATCCTGAACCCGCCCTCGCCGTCGTGCGCGCCGACAAGGAACGGGAGGCGGCGCAGGGGTACGTGGCCGCCTGGGCCGGGTTGCCGGAACTCATCCCCACCGTGCGCTCCGTCTTCCAGTCCCGCCCGCCCACCTCTCCACCATCCCCTTTGCCCGAGGCGGAGGTGGCGGCCGGGCTCCTCGCCTTCCCACAGGCAGAAACGGTGCCGCTCGCCGCCGTCCACGACGCTATCCGCGTGGCCTGCGACTACTTCCGCGCGTGGCTGGGCGGGCGGGGCGTGATCGTGCGGGCGGGGCGGGTGGAGGACACCGCAACCGCGGAACTCGCCCGGGCGCAGCTCTGGCTGTGGGTCCGTCACCGTCTCCCGCTGGACCACGGGGAGCCGTTGACGCCCACCCTCTTCGGGCAGCTCCTTGCCCAGCAGGCCGACCCACAGGAACCCGCCGCCCGGTTGCTGCGCGCCCTGGTCCTGTCCGAATCCTGCCCCGCCTTCTTCCCAGCGGTGGCCCGCACGCTTGACGAGGTATCCCCCCCATGA
- a CDS encoding glycerate kinase type-2 family protein, translated as MERRALLEHSFRSALEAVAPAHLLAPFLTGPRPDLVLAFGKAALPMLRAALETYPGVPGLAVPPRGTPDLSAPPGVEVLPGSHPVPDEHSVRAAEAALTRVRALPAGARLLVLVSGGGSALLSAPWGVTLAQKQALTRDLLRAGANIVEINAVRKHLSRVKGGWLARATQAQVRALLLSDVIGDDPSVIASGPTVPDPTTFAEALDVLDRYRVEAPEARAHLRAGIQGNLPETPKPGELPHVENVVIGSNRVLLEAARRVLEERGVRAVILSDTFAGEARDLAGFHASLVRSIRAYGTPFRGPLVLLSGGEATVTVRGDGWGGRNQEFALALLHELGERGVYALSAGSDGIDGRSDAAGASLTPDSLARARSLGLDPRDFLARNDSGSFFAALGDALITGPTGHNVGDYRAILVEGEL; from the coding sequence ATGGAGAGGCGTGCCCTGCTTGAACACAGCTTCCGGTCGGCCCTAGAGGCGGTGGCCCCCGCTCACCTGCTCGCTCCCTTTCTTACCGGGCCGCGCCCCGACCTCGTGCTCGCCTTTGGAAAGGCCGCGCTGCCGATGCTGCGGGCGGCGCTGGAAACCTATCCCGGTGTGCCGGGTCTGGCCGTTCCCCCCCGCGGGACGCCTGACCTGAGCGCCCCGCCAGGGGTGGAAGTCTTGCCCGGCAGCCATCCCGTCCCCGACGAACACAGCGTGCGTGCGGCCGAGGCGGCTCTCACCCGGGTTCGTGCCCTGCCCGCGGGCGCCCGGCTGCTCGTCCTCGTCTCGGGGGGTGGGAGTGCGCTGCTGAGCGCGCCGTGGGGCGTGACGCTGGCGCAGAAACAGGCCCTCACGCGTGATCTGCTGCGTGCGGGGGCCAACATTGTGGAGATCAACGCCGTCCGCAAGCACCTCTCCCGGGTCAAAGGGGGGTGGCTGGCGCGGGCCACCCAAGCTCAGGTCCGCGCCCTGCTGCTCTCCGACGTGATCGGCGACGATCCTTCGGTGATTGCCAGCGGTCCCACGGTGCCCGATCCGACGACCTTCGCGGAGGCTCTGGACGTGCTGGACCGTTACCGGGTGGAGGCTCCCGAAGCCCGCGCCCATCTGCGGGCAGGGATTCAGGGTAACCTTCCCGAGACGCCGAAGCCCGGCGAACTCCCCCACGTCGAGAACGTCGTCATCGGCTCCAACCGGGTGCTGCTGGAGGCGGCGCGGAGGGTTCTGGAGGAGCGGGGCGTGCGGGCCGTGATCCTCTCGGACACCTTCGCGGGAGAGGCGCGGGACCTCGCCGGATTCCATGCCTCGCTCGTGCGGAGTATTCGAGCCTACGGCACACCTTTCCGGGGGCCGCTGGTGCTTCTTTCTGGTGGAGAGGCCACCGTCACGGTTCGCGGCGATGGCTGGGGCGGGCGCAATCAGGAGTTCGCGCTGGCGCTCCTACACGAACTTGGCGAGCGCGGTGTCTACGCCCTTTCGGCCGGGTCGGACGGGATCGACGGCCGCAGCGACGCGGCGGGGGCTTCTCTCACACCCGACTCACTGGCACGCGCCCGGTCCCTGGGTCTCGACCCGCGCGATTTCCTCGCCCGCAACGACTCGGGCTCCTTCTTTGCCGCGCTGGGGGACGCCCTGATCACCGGGCCGACTGGGCACAACGTGGGCGACTACCGCGCGATCCTCGTGGAGGGAGAATTGTAG
- the aceB gene encoding malate synthase A has translation MTTLPHLPAGLSITAPVQEAFAGVLTPEALTFVAELHRRFDARRRELLAAREERQGRLDAGELPGFLPGTAHIRAGDWKISPLPADLQDRRVEITGPVDRKMIINALNSGARMFMADFEDASSPTWENMVEGQLNLRDAVRGTISLEQGGKSYRLNERVAMLLVRPRGLHLPEKHIAVDGEVMSGSLFDFGLYAFHNLHERLNRGTGTYFYIPKLESHLEARWWNDVFTFAEDTLGAPRGTIRATVLIETILAAFEMDEILYELREHSAGLNAGRWDYIFSYIKKLRNRNDRILPDRAQVTMAVPMMSNYSRLAIQTCHKRGAPAIGGMSAFIPVKNDPSANERAFTQVRLDKEREATNGHDGTWVAHPGMVELATEVFDRLMPGANQIDSGKQADLRVTAPDLLTPPEGTITEGGVRTNISVGIQYLAAWLQGRGAVPIHNLMEDAATAEISRAQLWQWLHHGVRLEDGRTLTAELLDTLFAEELGKLGPDFAEAGRLFKEVATRSPLVEFLTLPAYGALA, from the coding sequence GTGACCACCCTTCCGCATCTGCCCGCTGGCCTGTCCATCACTGCCCCCGTGCAGGAGGCGTTCGCCGGAGTGCTGACCCCTGAGGCCCTGACCTTCGTGGCCGAGCTGCACCGCCGCTTCGATGCCCGGCGCCGCGAGCTGCTGGCGGCCCGCGAGGAGCGGCAGGGGCGGCTGGACGCGGGCGAGCTGCCCGGCTTCCTGCCCGGGACGGCGCACATCCGGGCGGGGGACTGGAAGATCAGCCCACTCCCCGCCGACCTCCAGGATCGCCGGGTGGAGATCACCGGGCCGGTGGACCGCAAGATGATCATCAACGCCCTGAATAGCGGCGCCCGGATGTTCATGGCCGACTTCGAGGACGCCAGCAGCCCCACCTGGGAGAACATGGTCGAGGGCCAGCTCAACCTGCGCGACGCCGTGCGCGGCACGATCAGCCTGGAGCAGGGCGGCAAGAGCTACCGCCTGAACGAACGGGTCGCCATGCTCCTGGTCCGTCCGCGCGGCCTGCACCTCCCCGAAAAGCACATCGCGGTGGACGGCGAGGTCATGAGCGGGTCCCTCTTCGACTTCGGCCTGTATGCCTTCCACAACCTGCACGAGCGGCTGAACCGGGGCACGGGGACGTATTTCTACATTCCCAAGCTCGAAAGCCATCTCGAAGCGCGCTGGTGGAACGACGTGTTCACTTTCGCGGAAGACACCCTCGGCGCTCCACGCGGCACCATCCGGGCGACGGTCCTGATCGAGACGATCCTCGCCGCCTTCGAGATGGACGAGATTCTGTATGAGCTGCGCGAGCATTCGGCGGGCCTGAACGCGGGGCGCTGGGACTACATCTTCTCGTACATCAAGAAGCTCAGGAACCGGAACGACCGCATCCTGCCTGACCGGGCGCAGGTGACGATGGCGGTCCCGATGATGTCCAACTACTCCAGGCTCGCCATTCAGACCTGTCACAAGCGCGGGGCTCCAGCCATCGGCGGGATGAGCGCCTTTATTCCGGTCAAGAACGACCCGTCGGCGAACGAGCGCGCCTTCACGCAGGTGCGGCTGGACAAGGAGCGCGAGGCGACGAACGGCCACGACGGCACCTGGGTCGCGCACCCCGGCATGGTAGAACTGGCGACGGAAGTGTTCGACCGCCTGATGCCGGGCGCCAATCAGATCGACTCGGGCAAGCAGGCCGACCTGCGGGTGACGGCGCCCGACCTCCTCACCCCGCCGGAGGGGACGATCACCGAGGGGGGCGTGCGGACGAACATCAGCGTGGGCATCCAGTACCTGGCCGCGTGGCTTCAGGGCCGGGGCGCGGTGCCCATCCACAACCTGATGGAAGACGCGGCCACGGCGGAGATCAGCCGCGCGCAACTGTGGCAGTGGCTGCACCACGGGGTCAGGCTGGAGGATGGCCGGACGCTGACGGCGGAACTGCTGGACACCCTCTTCGCGGAGGAACTAGGCAAGCTCGGCCCGGACTTCGCGGAGGCGGGACGGCTGTTCAAGGAGGTGGCGACCCGCTCGCCCCTCGTGGAGTTCCTGACCCTGCCCGCCTACGGGGCGCTGGCCTGA
- a CDS encoding SDR family NAD(P)-dependent oxidoreductase — protein MQPYVFAGGTAVLTGAASGIGRALASRLAERGSHLALIDRDEEGLRTLVARLRPEYPELRISVHPFDLSRTAEIPDLADAVLREYPRVTLLVNNAGVALGGAFTQVSEEEFDWVMDVNFRAVVAMTRAFLPALRSELGSHLVNVSSLFGLIGPVGQSAYSSSKFAVRGFTEVLRHELPPLGVGVTAVHPGGVRTNIARNARVGNGVGASDAQAGQREFERLLRLDPAQAAGIILRGVERRQPRVLVGNDARMLDLLARLRPGSYGQVIEVLMRSTGGGR, from the coding sequence GTGCAACCCTACGTCTTCGCGGGCGGCACGGCGGTCCTGACGGGCGCGGCGAGCGGCATCGGGCGAGCGCTGGCCTCCCGGCTGGCGGAGCGCGGCAGCCACCTCGCGCTGATCGACCGGGACGAGGAGGGGCTGCGGACGCTGGTGGCCCGGCTGCGGCCCGAATACCCGGAATTGAGGATCAGCGTCCACCCCTTCGACCTGTCCCGGACGGCGGAGATTCCCGATCTGGCCGACGCGGTGCTGCGGGAATATCCCCGGGTGACCCTGCTGGTCAACAACGCGGGCGTGGCATTGGGCGGCGCCTTCACCCAGGTCAGCGAGGAGGAGTTCGACTGGGTGATGGACGTCAACTTCCGGGCTGTCGTCGCCATGACAAGAGCGTTCCTGCCCGCGCTGCGCTCTGAACTGGGCTCGCATCTGGTCAACGTCTCCAGCCTGTTCGGGCTCATCGGCCCGGTGGGGCAGAGCGCGTACTCGTCGAGCAAGTTCGCGGTGCGGGGCTTTACGGAGGTGCTGCGCCATGAGCTTCCACCGCTGGGGGTGGGCGTGACCGCCGTGCATCCGGGAGGGGTCCGGACGAACATCGCCCGGAACGCCCGGGTGGGCAACGGGGTCGGCGCCAGCGACGCACAGGCAGGTCAGCGGGAATTCGAGCGTCTGCTCCGTCTCGACCCCGCCCAGGCCGCCGGGATCATCCTGAGGGGAGTCGAGCGCCGCCAGCCCCGCGTTCTCGTCGGCAATGACGCCAGAATGCTCGATCTGCTCGCGCGCTTGCGGCCAGGCTCATACGGGCAGGTGATAGAGGTGTTGATGCGTTCGACCGGGGGAGGTCGGTAG